In Promicromonospora sukumoe, the following proteins share a genomic window:
- a CDS encoding ABC transporter substrate-binding protein, translating into MFRSPRAVPRRLLAATGAASALVLLAGCAGGGDDGVAEDGTVTLTYRTWIPSLEQWQPIVDAFEAENPDITIDFQGADGASDYLSELDNLILAGEVPDMYGIQTTSSFDDYAEYALGTDEFAADWIDGVKPELLEETTTSDGEVKALPILTAGSEFYLYNETLFEELGLELPTDYASLVEVSKAAQDAGYSSFAMGAADTWHAADFFVWLSTQYGDGGEIYDAAAGDIPWESDTLVEAATAWQKLFDDGVFQQAATSTTTYPSARDDYLLARKSLAMPTGSWHVSATLAGNAETPGSAVEDDVLGMAPFPTVGDNPATSTSGVDYALALSADLEGAKLDAATKFAEFLAVGEGQQIWVDTLQGFPAANDVSAELSEDESETALESVQSVTDALAAAEHPRKLVSPGNDGLENDLGVVLQNIANGADPAEELATLNN; encoded by the coding sequence ATGTTCAGATCGCCTCGTGCCGTCCCCCGTCGTCTGCTCGCCGCCACCGGTGCGGCTTCCGCCCTCGTCCTGCTCGCCGGCTGCGCCGGCGGCGGTGACGACGGCGTCGCCGAGGACGGGACCGTCACCCTCACCTACCGCACCTGGATCCCGTCGCTCGAGCAGTGGCAGCCGATCGTCGACGCCTTCGAGGCCGAGAACCCCGACATCACGATCGACTTCCAGGGCGCGGACGGCGCCAGCGACTACCTCAGCGAGCTCGACAACCTCATCCTCGCGGGCGAGGTGCCGGACATGTACGGCATCCAGACGACGTCGTCGTTCGACGACTACGCGGAGTACGCGCTGGGCACCGACGAGTTCGCCGCCGACTGGATCGACGGCGTCAAGCCCGAGCTCCTGGAGGAGACGACGACGTCGGACGGCGAGGTCAAGGCGCTGCCGATCCTCACGGCGGGCAGCGAGTTCTACCTCTACAACGAGACCCTCTTCGAGGAGCTCGGCCTGGAGCTGCCGACCGACTACGCGAGCCTGGTCGAGGTCAGCAAGGCCGCGCAGGACGCCGGCTACAGCAGCTTCGCGATGGGCGCCGCCGACACGTGGCACGCCGCCGACTTCTTCGTGTGGCTGAGCACCCAGTACGGCGACGGCGGCGAGATCTACGACGCGGCCGCCGGCGACATCCCCTGGGAGTCGGACACCCTCGTCGAGGCCGCGACCGCGTGGCAGAAGCTGTTCGACGACGGCGTGTTCCAGCAGGCGGCGACGTCGACCACGACCTACCCGTCCGCGCGCGACGACTACCTGCTCGCCCGCAAGTCGCTCGCCATGCCGACCGGCTCCTGGCACGTGAGCGCCACGCTCGCGGGCAACGCCGAGACGCCGGGCAGCGCCGTCGAGGACGACGTCCTCGGCATGGCCCCGTTCCCGACGGTCGGCGACAACCCGGCGACGTCGACCAGCGGTGTGGACTACGCGCTCGCGCTGAGCGCCGACCTCGAGGGCGCCAAGCTCGACGCCGCCACCAAGTTCGCCGAGTTCCTCGCCGTCGGCGAGGGCCAGCAGATCTGGGTCGACACCCTGCAGGGCTTCCCGGCGGCGAACGACGTCAGCGCCGAGCTGTCCGAGGACGAGAGCGAGACCGCGCTGGAGAGCGTGCAGTCCGTGACCGACGCCCTCGCGGCCGCCGAGCACCCGCGCAAGCTGGTCTCGCCCGGCAACGACGGGCTGGAGAACGACCTCGGCGTCGTGCTGCAGAACATCGCGAACGGCGCGGACCCGGCCGAGGAGCTGGCGACGCTCAACAACTAG
- a CDS encoding glycoside hydrolase family 2 TIM barrel-domain containing protein, which yields MTITHETVAVPDGVVAPRFRPPAGASSATTVSLDGDWRFRLFPHPDTGVDRAEPGEDWDRLAVPGHWQLAGAPHSWPYGVPEYNNKLFPFPIEPPHVPDDNPTGEYRTTLRLPADWPEGGRTLLRFEGVDSWFQVSLDGELLATSHGSRLPTEIDLTDRLRPGTDHLLAVRVTKWSAMSYAEDQDQWWLSGIFRSVSLEHRPAGALDDVRVHAAYDHATGTGTLRVDAASVVGAGLDAVAAQVTVPELGLAAASGEEIRAAVEPWSAERPRLYDVVVTTDTETVTLSVGFRTVSIEDGVFLVNGRPVKLRGVNRHEFDPLRGRSVTPERMLEDVLLMKRHHINAVRTSHYPPHPHFLDLCDRHGLYVIDENDLETHGFEDERGWEGNPVNDPDWTEVLVDRVTRMVRRDGHHASIVLWSLGNEAGGGINVPAMADAVRALDPSRPIHYEGDWSSEHVDVYSRMYAESEHVDLIGQGIEPALERADADARRRGMPFLQCEYAHAMGNGPGGLSDYDALFDRYPRLMGGFIWEWIDHGLTRTDADGNLFSAYGGDFGERFHDGTFIADGLLLPDRTPSPGLLETAAVFAPVRIDAQPDGTLLVRNRYAFRDTSHAELRWTLHRGEEELASGLLDLVLEAGAEAVVRPPADLALPEPGDAPVWWTLRAVQQKADALEEAWLETGFVLGAGQLLLVEPAPLVAPSGRVTTGADGGYVAGPARFDRRGDLRSLAGREVHAFRVDGWRAPTDNDRRAGMWRGLSDAEVWRSTSMHLLAERKAGVAVSEAGALEIDARIAGPTTRAGFATRYTWQPVTDAPDAVELVVDIQPEGRWPESVARLGVLLALDEPRAVDAGVRWTGLGPDESYADSRAAALGGAWEHSVADWQTRYTHPQENGARRGVTSAVLSFADGSGLRIDSGEVTIGGRPQVGFELSLRPWSDEALDRAAHPHELVPDGRLWLHLDAAQHGVGSAACGPGVLPNAQLHVAPVRMRLRFTTL from the coding sequence ATGACCATCACCCACGAGACCGTTGCCGTCCCGGACGGCGTCGTAGCACCGCGGTTCCGCCCGCCGGCCGGCGCGTCGAGCGCCACGACCGTGTCGCTCGACGGCGACTGGCGGTTCCGGCTGTTCCCGCACCCGGACACGGGCGTGGACCGCGCGGAGCCCGGGGAGGACTGGGACCGCCTGGCCGTGCCGGGCCACTGGCAGCTCGCCGGCGCCCCGCACTCCTGGCCGTACGGCGTGCCCGAGTACAACAACAAGCTCTTTCCGTTCCCGATCGAGCCGCCCCACGTGCCCGACGACAACCCGACGGGCGAGTACCGCACCACGCTGCGCCTGCCTGCGGACTGGCCCGAGGGCGGCCGCACCCTGCTGCGCTTCGAGGGCGTGGACTCCTGGTTCCAGGTGTCGCTCGACGGCGAGCTGCTCGCCACGTCGCACGGCTCCCGCCTGCCCACCGAGATCGACCTGACCGACCGGCTGCGGCCCGGCACCGACCACCTGCTCGCGGTGCGCGTCACCAAGTGGTCGGCCATGTCGTACGCCGAGGACCAGGACCAGTGGTGGCTCTCCGGCATCTTCCGCAGCGTCTCGCTGGAGCACCGCCCGGCCGGCGCGCTCGACGACGTCCGCGTGCACGCGGCCTACGACCACGCCACCGGGACGGGCACGCTGCGGGTCGACGCCGCGAGCGTCGTCGGCGCCGGCCTTGACGCCGTCGCCGCCCAGGTGACCGTGCCGGAGCTCGGCCTCGCAGCGGCGTCGGGCGAGGAGATCCGGGCGGCCGTCGAGCCGTGGAGCGCCGAGCGGCCGCGGCTCTACGACGTCGTCGTCACGACGGACACCGAGACGGTGACCCTCTCCGTCGGCTTCCGCACCGTCTCGATCGAGGACGGCGTGTTCCTCGTCAACGGGCGGCCCGTCAAGCTGCGCGGCGTCAACCGCCACGAGTTCGACCCGCTGCGCGGCCGGTCGGTGACCCCGGAGCGGATGCTCGAGGACGTGCTGCTCATGAAGCGGCACCACATCAACGCCGTCCGGACGAGCCACTACCCGCCGCACCCGCACTTCCTGGACCTGTGCGACCGCCACGGCCTCTACGTCATCGACGAGAACGACCTGGAGACGCACGGCTTCGAGGACGAGCGGGGCTGGGAGGGCAACCCGGTGAACGACCCGGACTGGACCGAGGTGCTGGTCGACCGCGTCACCCGGATGGTGCGCCGCGACGGCCACCACGCGAGCATCGTCCTGTGGTCGCTCGGCAACGAGGCGGGCGGCGGCATCAACGTCCCCGCCATGGCCGACGCCGTCCGCGCGCTCGACCCGAGCCGCCCCATCCACTACGAGGGCGACTGGTCCAGCGAGCACGTGGACGTGTACTCCCGGATGTACGCCGAGTCCGAGCACGTGGACCTCATCGGGCAGGGCATCGAGCCCGCGCTGGAGCGCGCCGACGCCGATGCCCGCCGCCGCGGCATGCCGTTCCTGCAGTGCGAGTACGCGCACGCGATGGGCAACGGCCCGGGCGGCCTGTCCGACTACGACGCGCTGTTCGACCGGTACCCGCGCCTGATGGGCGGGTTCATCTGGGAGTGGATCGACCACGGCCTGACCCGCACGGACGCCGACGGGAACCTGTTCTCGGCGTACGGCGGAGACTTCGGCGAGCGGTTCCACGACGGCACGTTCATCGCCGACGGCCTGCTGCTGCCCGACCGCACGCCCTCGCCGGGCCTGCTGGAGACGGCGGCGGTGTTCGCGCCGGTCCGGATCGACGCCCAGCCGGACGGCACCCTGCTGGTGCGTAACCGTTACGCGTTCCGGGACACGAGCCACGCCGAGCTGCGCTGGACGCTGCACCGCGGCGAGGAGGAGCTGGCTTCGGGCCTGCTCGACCTGGTGCTGGAGGCCGGGGCCGAGGCCGTCGTCCGCCCGCCGGCCGACCTGGCCCTGCCGGAGCCGGGCGACGCGCCGGTCTGGTGGACCCTGCGCGCGGTGCAGCAGAAGGCGGACGCGCTGGAGGAGGCCTGGCTGGAGACCGGGTTCGTGCTCGGCGCGGGGCAGCTCCTGCTCGTCGAGCCGGCGCCCCTGGTGGCGCCGTCCGGCCGCGTGACCACCGGGGCCGACGGCGGGTACGTGGCCGGCCCGGCCAGGTTCGACCGCCGCGGCGACCTGCGCTCGCTCGCGGGCCGCGAGGTGCACGCCTTCCGGGTGGACGGCTGGCGGGCGCCGACCGACAACGACCGCCGCGCGGGCATGTGGCGCGGGCTGTCCGACGCCGAGGTGTGGCGCAGCACGAGCATGCACCTGCTGGCCGAGCGCAAGGCCGGGGTCGCGGTGAGCGAGGCCGGTGCGCTGGAGATCGACGCGCGGATCGCGGGCCCGACGACGCGCGCGGGCTTCGCCACGCGCTACACCTGGCAGCCCGTCACCGACGCGCCGGACGCCGTCGAGCTGGTGGTCGACATCCAGCCCGAGGGCCGCTGGCCGGAGAGCGTCGCGCGCCTCGGCGTGCTGCTCGCGCTCGACGAGCCGCGTGCGGTCGACGCGGGCGTGCGCTGGACCGGTCTCGGCCCGGACGAGTCGTACGCGGACTCGAGGGCGGCCGCCCTCGGCGGGGCGTGGGAGCACTCGGTCGCCGACTGGCAGACCCGCTACACGCACCCGCAGGAGAACGGCGCGCGCCGCGGCGTCACGAGCGCCGTCCTGTCCTTCGCGGACGGCTCGGGCCTGCGGATCGACTCGGGCGAGGTGACGATCGGCGGACGCCCGCAGGTCGGCTTCGAGCTGTCGCTGCGCCCGTGGTCCGACGAGGCGCTCGACCGTGCGGCGCACCCGCACGAGCTGGTGCCGGACGGCCGGCTCTGGCTGCACCTCGACGCCGCGCAGCACGGCGTCGGCAGCGCGGCCTGCGGTCCGGGCGTGCTGCCGAACGCCCAGCTGCACGTCGCGCCGGTCCGGATGCGGCTGCGCTTCACCACCCTCTGA
- a CDS encoding RDD family protein, whose translation MVSSGGSGADGGTTSDGVPDGGGPPDGAPSAVAVAPPGTSGPLVALVEPDYASWGQRFVAVILDNAILAGVTWLALGPEFGVPTLTPGWGSTAQDAARGGGPLVLVPVAALAVLLVLQATTGWTPGKLVTGIRVVREDEHRPAGLGKTLARWVLHFLDAILLIGYLRPAWHAKRQTFADSIVRTVVLREVPDLPRRPRIVLYSAAVVTCVLGLGYGYVPISSGSAADVGDDSPLCEVATPEPALVAGEIRPAGSVSINRDRRLWTVRETRTTHPGAVLTWTSDTSARDTDYRVELDARPGDGEAVAISRSWDIGTSDAGSWTDDEEFTHTRTIGADGDTHDVQVDITDPAADRDLATLDDQPWIDVRLLADGELLAECGGTVTYTEAPRD comes from the coding sequence ATGGTGAGCAGCGGGGGGTCCGGGGCCGACGGCGGGACGACGTCCGATGGTGTGCCCGACGGCGGAGGGCCGCCGGACGGCGCGCCGTCGGCCGTCGCCGTCGCCCCGCCCGGGACGTCGGGTCCGCTCGTCGCCCTCGTCGAGCCGGACTACGCCTCCTGGGGGCAGCGCTTCGTCGCGGTGATCCTCGACAACGCGATCCTCGCCGGGGTGACCTGGCTGGCGCTCGGACCGGAGTTCGGCGTGCCGACGCTCACGCCGGGATGGGGCTCGACGGCCCAGGACGCCGCCCGGGGCGGCGGCCCGCTGGTCCTGGTCCCGGTCGCCGCCCTCGCTGTCCTGCTGGTCCTCCAGGCCACGACGGGCTGGACGCCGGGCAAGCTCGTGACCGGCATCCGCGTGGTCCGCGAGGACGAGCACCGGCCGGCCGGGCTGGGCAAGACGCTCGCCCGTTGGGTGCTCCACTTCCTCGACGCCATCCTGCTGATCGGCTACCTGCGGCCCGCCTGGCACGCGAAGCGCCAGACGTTCGCCGACTCGATCGTGCGGACCGTCGTGCTGCGCGAGGTCCCCGACCTCCCCCGCCGGCCCCGCATCGTCCTGTACTCGGCCGCGGTCGTGACCTGCGTGCTCGGGCTCGGGTACGGATACGTGCCGATCAGCAGCGGGAGCGCGGCCGACGTGGGCGACGACTCGCCCCTGTGCGAGGTGGCGACCCCGGAGCCGGCGCTCGTCGCCGGGGAGATCCGGCCGGCCGGGTCCGTGTCGATCAACCGGGACCGCCGGCTGTGGACGGTCCGGGAGACCCGCACGACGCACCCGGGAGCCGTCCTCACGTGGACGAGCGACACGTCGGCCCGGGACACCGACTACCGGGTGGAGCTCGACGCCCGCCCGGGGGACGGCGAGGCCGTGGCGATCTCCCGGTCCTGGGACATCGGGACGAGCGACGCCGGCTCCTGGACGGACGACGAGGAGTTCACGCACACCCGGACCATCGGTGCGGACGGGGACACGCACGACGTCCAGGTCGACATCACCGACCCCGCAGCCGACCGGGACCTCGCCACGCTCGACGACCAGCCGTGGATCGACGTCCGGCTGCTCGCCGACGGCGAGCTCCTGGCGGAGTGCGGCGGCACGGTGACCTACACCGAGGCCCCCCGGGACTGA
- a CDS encoding alpha/beta fold hydrolase, giving the protein MSPTFVLVHGAFANSFSFAPLQAELALLGHRSAAVDLPGHGFEATYPAAYQAPQDPAGLATTPGSIQGVTLADNVARVVEVLERAKEHGPVILVGHSRGGITLTAVGNARPDLVDRIVYVSAWAPVDLDVGGYYAGPEMAGTDQAALAAVLAGDPAALGLLRCNFRTADPAVLAGLKAAFHADGTDDEFRTFLNTFQPDENLDAGTPDDRVQAATWGTIPRTYVRLSEDTSIPPAMQDRMIREADALTPGNPYDVHTLESSHLSWLVRPRAAAELLAGLAAGPTAEAGAGAGAEAGVSEPAAAG; this is encoded by the coding sequence ATGTCACCCACGTTCGTGCTGGTCCATGGCGCCTTCGCCAACTCGTTCTCGTTCGCGCCGCTCCAGGCCGAGCTTGCACTGCTCGGGCACCGCTCCGCAGCCGTCGACCTGCCCGGCCACGGGTTCGAGGCCACCTACCCGGCCGCCTACCAGGCACCTCAGGACCCGGCCGGACTCGCGACCACGCCCGGCAGCATCCAGGGCGTCACGCTCGCCGACAACGTGGCCCGCGTCGTCGAGGTCCTCGAACGGGCCAAGGAGCACGGCCCGGTGATCCTGGTCGGCCACAGCCGGGGTGGCATCACGCTGACCGCCGTCGGCAACGCCCGCCCCGACCTGGTCGACCGGATCGTCTACGTCTCCGCCTGGGCGCCCGTCGACCTGGACGTGGGCGGCTACTACGCCGGACCCGAGATGGCCGGCACGGACCAGGCGGCGCTCGCGGCCGTGCTCGCCGGCGACCCGGCCGCGCTCGGGCTGCTGCGCTGCAACTTCCGCACGGCGGACCCGGCGGTGCTGGCCGGCCTCAAGGCGGCGTTCCACGCGGACGGTACCGACGACGAGTTCCGCACGTTCCTCAACACGTTCCAGCCGGACGAGAACCTCGACGCCGGCACGCCGGACGACCGGGTCCAGGCGGCCACCTGGGGCACGATCCCCCGGACCTACGTGCGGCTCAGTGAGGACACGAGCATCCCGCCCGCCATGCAGGACCGGATGATCCGCGAGGCGGACGCGCTCACGCCCGGCAACCCGTACGACGTGCACACGCTGGAGTCGAGCCACCTGTCGTGGCTGGTCCGGCCGCGGGCGGCGGCCGAGCTGCTGGCGGGCCTGGCGGCAGGTCCGACGGCGGAGGCCGGCGCCGGCGCCGGCGCCGAGGCCGGCGTCAGCGAGCCGGCCGCAGCAGGCTGA
- the arfA gene encoding arabinosylfuranosidase ArfA — protein sequence MHSARLAIDPSFVVGPVRRGTFGSFVEHLGRCVYTGIYEPGHPTADENGFRGDVLDLVREMGVSTVRYPGGNFVSGYRWEDGVGPREERPTRLDLAWHSIETNEFGLNEFMAWTQASGTTPMMAVNLGTRGIAEALDLLEYANHPGGTELSDLRRKHGVEEPHAIQLWCLGNEMDGPWQLGHKTAEEYGRLATETARAMRQLDPNVVLVACGSSGSGMPTFGEWERTVLTEAYDEVDMISAHAYYREEDDLGSFLASAVDMDYFVASVAATVDAVGVARKSPKKIAISFDEWNVWYHQEEDPIKASGGRWDKAPRLEEDVYTVADAVVVGNLLISLLRNTDRVHSASQAQLVNALAPIATEPGGPAWRQTTFHPFALTSRHAAGEVLRVAIDSPGYENKRFGSSDLVDAVTTWDADGSALTVFVVNRAQDAATRVEVPVGAFGDVEVVEALTLANDDHHWRASAEDSTSVLPKPNTTARVEAGTVSIELPPVSWTVLRLRATR from the coding sequence GTGCACTCCGCCCGCCTCGCGATCGACCCATCGTTCGTCGTCGGACCCGTGCGCCGCGGCACCTTCGGGAGCTTCGTCGAGCACCTGGGACGCTGCGTCTACACGGGCATCTACGAGCCCGGCCACCCGACCGCCGACGAGAACGGGTTCCGTGGCGACGTGCTCGACCTGGTGCGGGAGATGGGCGTCAGCACCGTCCGCTACCCGGGCGGCAACTTCGTCTCGGGCTACCGCTGGGAGGACGGCGTGGGCCCCCGCGAGGAGCGGCCGACCCGCCTGGACCTCGCCTGGCACTCGATCGAGACCAACGAGTTCGGGCTGAACGAGTTCATGGCCTGGACCCAGGCCTCCGGCACCACGCCGATGATGGCGGTCAACCTGGGCACGCGCGGCATCGCCGAGGCGCTCGACCTGCTCGAGTACGCCAACCACCCCGGCGGCACCGAGCTGAGCGACCTGCGCCGCAAGCACGGCGTCGAGGAGCCGCACGCGATCCAGCTCTGGTGCCTCGGCAACGAGATGGACGGCCCGTGGCAGCTCGGCCACAAGACCGCCGAGGAGTACGGGCGGCTCGCCACCGAGACGGCGCGCGCGATGCGCCAGCTCGACCCGAACGTGGTGCTCGTCGCGTGCGGGTCCTCGGGCTCTGGCATGCCGACCTTCGGCGAGTGGGAGCGCACGGTGCTCACCGAGGCGTACGACGAGGTGGACATGATCTCGGCGCACGCCTACTACCGCGAGGAGGACGACCTCGGCTCGTTCCTCGCGAGCGCCGTCGACATGGACTACTTCGTGGCCTCGGTCGCGGCGACCGTCGACGCCGTGGGGGTCGCGCGCAAGTCGCCCAAGAAGATCGCCATCTCGTTCGACGAGTGGAACGTCTGGTACCACCAGGAGGAGGACCCGATCAAGGCGTCCGGCGGCCGCTGGGACAAGGCGCCGCGCCTGGAGGAGGACGTCTACACCGTCGCGGACGCCGTGGTGGTGGGCAACCTGCTCATCTCGCTGCTGCGCAACACCGACCGGGTGCACTCGGCCAGCCAGGCGCAGCTCGTCAACGCGCTGGCGCCCATCGCGACCGAGCCGGGCGGCCCGGCCTGGCGGCAGACGACGTTCCACCCGTTCGCGCTCACGTCGCGGCACGCCGCGGGCGAGGTGCTGCGGGTCGCCATCGACTCGCCGGGCTACGAGAACAAGCGGTTCGGCTCCTCGGACCTGGTGGACGCTGTGACGACCTGGGACGCCGACGGGTCGGCGCTGACCGTGTTCGTGGTCAACCGCGCGCAGGACGCCGCCACCCGCGTCGAGGTGCCCGTGGGCGCGTTCGGCGACGTCGAGGTGGTCGAGGCCCTGACCCTCGCGAACGACGACCACCACTGGCGCGCGTCCGCCGAGGACTCGACGTCGGTGCTCCCGAAGCCGAACACCACGGCGCGCGTCGAGGCCGGGACGGTCTCGATCGAGCTCCCGCCGGTCTCCTGGACGGTGCTGCGCCTCCGCGCGACCCGCTGA
- a CDS encoding carbohydrate ABC transporter permease: FAVGGVGNYTAVLNHDQFNYWSAIGNSFLMAGGSTVIIVVISCLGGFAFSRMRFPGRVFLYRALLACLAVPVASVVTPLFFSINSLGLRDSYFGVIIPLVAFNVMTMLLLTKNHFDGIPTELVEAATIDGARPFGVLWRIFLPLSGPLLANVSVLSFVYSWNEYLLPNLLISSPEKYPVTQAIALLQFERMSQEQIGQLYAGLILMTIPSVIVYLFSQRYLQSGLTAGAVKS; the protein is encoded by the coding sequence CGTTCGCCGTCGGCGGCGTCGGCAACTACACCGCGGTCCTGAACCACGACCAGTTCAACTACTGGTCGGCGATCGGGAACAGCTTCCTGATGGCCGGCGGGTCCACGGTGATCATCGTCGTCATCTCCTGCCTGGGCGGCTTCGCCTTCTCCCGGATGCGGTTCCCCGGGCGGGTCTTCCTCTACCGGGCACTGCTCGCGTGCCTCGCCGTGCCCGTCGCCTCCGTGGTGACGCCGCTGTTCTTCTCGATCAACAGCCTCGGCCTCCGCGACAGCTACTTCGGCGTGATCATCCCGCTCGTCGCGTTCAACGTGATGACGATGCTCCTGCTGACCAAGAACCACTTCGACGGCATCCCCACGGAGCTCGTGGAGGCCGCGACCATCGACGGCGCGCGCCCCTTCGGCGTCCTGTGGCGCATCTTCCTGCCGCTCAGCGGCCCGCTGCTGGCCAACGTCAGCGTGCTCTCGTTCGTGTACTCCTGGAACGAGTACCTGCTCCCGAACCTGCTCATCTCGTCGCCCGAGAAGTACCCGGTGACCCAGGCCATCGCGCTGCTCCAGTTCGAGCGCATGAGCCAGGAGCAGATCGGCCAGCTCTACGCGGGCCTGATCCTCATGACCATCCCCTCGGTCATCGTCTACCTCTTCAGCCAGCGCTACCTGCAGTCGGGCCTCACGGCCGGCGCCGTCAAGAGCTGA
- a CDS encoding VOC family protein: MVKVRRVLPTFAANDIDAARAFYEDTLGLSVSALDEGAGLVLDLGDGAAVFIYQKDDHVPAPFTVMHLTVEDVDQVVDELAAKGVPFQHYEGFDQDEKGIVRGFMEGGDGAWFTDPDGNIIGLADGAGMEAFLENPGG, from the coding sequence ATGGTCAAAGTGCGCAGAGTGCTGCCGACGTTCGCGGCGAACGACATCGACGCCGCGCGAGCGTTCTACGAGGACACGCTCGGGCTGAGCGTGTCGGCCCTCGACGAGGGCGCGGGCCTGGTGCTCGACCTCGGGGACGGCGCCGCCGTCTTCATCTACCAGAAGGACGACCACGTCCCGGCCCCGTTCACCGTCATGCACCTGACGGTCGAGGACGTCGACCAAGTCGTCGACGAGCTCGCCGCCAAGGGCGTGCCCTTCCAGCACTACGAAGGGTTCGACCAGGACGAGAAGGGCATCGTGCGCGGCTTCATGGAGGGCGGCGACGGCGCCTGGTTCACCGACCCGGACGGCAACATCATCGGCCTCGCCGACGGCGCAGGGATGGAGGCGTTCCTCGAAAATCCTGGCGGCTGA
- a CDS encoding DinB family protein, translating to MEPHEQAEEPETTRWTSATVFPDMWTDPDDDPRETDTPVTDERGMLLDYLRYYRLTLEMKCAGLDAEQLARRSAPPSGMSLLGLVRHLADGERHLRRVLAGEDVPPLYRTDEDRDGDWNGAVADPAVVDDAWRRWHTEMAATDRYLDGVTDLASWNTGVSDLGPEGGDLQVRDGLLGHVVEYARHCGHADLLRERVDGRVGQ from the coding sequence ATGGAGCCCCACGAACAGGCCGAAGAGCCCGAGACCACCCGCTGGACGAGTGCCACCGTCTTCCCCGACATGTGGACCGACCCCGACGACGACCCGCGCGAGACCGACACCCCGGTCACCGACGAGCGCGGCATGCTGCTCGACTACCTGCGCTACTACCGGCTCACGCTCGAGATGAAGTGCGCCGGGCTCGACGCCGAGCAGCTCGCCCGCCGGTCCGCCCCGCCGTCGGGCATGTCCCTGCTCGGACTCGTGCGGCACCTCGCCGACGGGGAGCGGCACCTGCGCCGGGTCCTGGCCGGCGAGGACGTGCCGCCCCTCTACCGCACCGACGAGGACCGCGACGGCGACTGGAACGGCGCCGTGGCCGACCCCGCCGTCGTCGACGACGCGTGGCGCCGGTGGCACACCGAGATGGCGGCCACCGACCGGTACCTGGACGGCGTGACCGACCTCGCGAGCTGGAACACCGGCGTGTCCGACCTCGGCCCCGAGGGCGGCGACCTGCAGGTCCGGGACGGCCTGCTCGGACACGTCGTCGAGTACGCGCGGCACTGCGGCCACGCCGACCTCCTGCGCGAGCGCGTGGACGGCCGCGTCGGCCAGTGA
- a CDS encoding mannonate dehydratase, translating into MGFRWYGEGNDTVTLDHVRQIPGVETIVWSLHGKQAGEVWEQAEIDAEIATITGLSDQARAQGITKTFDAEVVESVNVHESIKLGRTVLGLSRDEAIENYITTIRRLGQSGVKVVCYNFMPVFDWLRTDLWHPLPDGSTALFYEKAVVDKMSPESLIADMEANTHGLTLPGWEPERLASFSELNAAYEGVTHDDMYANYKYFLDAVIPTCEEVDVKLGVHPDDPPFDVFGWPRVVSTKEGLARVLDLNPSPYNGLTLCLGSFSANPEQDAVDAVKTFMDRIHFSHVRNIKHFDNGDFTEVAHRACEGSVDTTGIMKAYAEAGYEGYIRPDHGRHLWDENTTNKPRPGYGLYDRALGIQYLLGAWDAYRYQG; encoded by the coding sequence ATGGGCTTCCGCTGGTACGGCGAGGGCAACGACACCGTGACGCTGGATCACGTGCGCCAGATCCCTGGCGTGGAGACCATCGTGTGGAGTCTGCACGGCAAGCAGGCCGGCGAGGTGTGGGAGCAGGCGGAGATCGACGCCGAGATCGCCACGATCACGGGCCTGTCGGACCAGGCGCGGGCCCAGGGCATCACGAAGACGTTCGACGCCGAGGTGGTCGAGTCCGTCAACGTGCACGAGTCGATCAAGCTGGGCCGCACCGTGCTCGGGCTCAGCCGGGACGAGGCGATCGAGAACTACATCACGACGATCCGCCGCCTCGGCCAGTCGGGCGTGAAGGTGGTCTGCTACAACTTCATGCCCGTCTTCGACTGGCTGCGCACCGACCTGTGGCACCCGCTGCCGGACGGCTCGACCGCGCTGTTCTACGAGAAGGCCGTCGTGGACAAGATGTCGCCCGAGAGCCTGATCGCCGACATGGAGGCCAACACCCACGGCCTGACCCTCCCGGGCTGGGAGCCGGAGCGGCTGGCGAGCTTCAGCGAGCTCAACGCCGCCTACGAGGGCGTGACGCACGACGACATGTACGCGAACTACAAGTACTTCCTCGACGCGGTGATCCCCACCTGCGAGGAGGTCGACGTGAAGCTCGGCGTGCACCCGGACGACCCGCCCTTCGACGTGTTCGGCTGGCCGCGCGTGGTCTCCACCAAGGAGGGCCTCGCACGCGTGCTCGACCTGAACCCGAGCCCGTACAACGGCCTGACGCTCTGCCTGGGCAGCTTCTCCGCCAACCCGGAGCAGGACGCCGTCGACGCGGTGAAGACGTTCATGGACCGGATCCACTTCTCGCACGTGCGCAACATCAAGCACTTCGACAACGGTGACTTCACCGAGGTCGCGCACCGCGCGTGCGAGGGCAGCGTCGACACCACGGGCATCATGAAGGCCTACGCCGAGGCCGGCTACGAGGGCTACATCCGGCCCGACCACGGCCGCCACCTGTGGGACGAGAACACCACCAACAAGCCGCGCCCCGGGTACGGCCTGTACGACCGGGCGCTGGGCATCCAGTACCTGCTCGGCGCCTGGGACGCGTACCGCTACCAGGGCTGA